A portion of the Glycine max cultivar Williams 82 chromosome 10, Glycine_max_v4.0, whole genome shotgun sequence genome contains these proteins:
- the LOC102668235 gene encoding uncharacterized protein: MHPEFSDEDIMTLFEEDVEDEDRDKWIVWFDDASNALGHGVGVVLVSLDEQYIPFMTRLGFVCINNVAEYEACALGIQVAIDFKVKLLKIYGDSALVIHQLRGEWETRDHKLVPYQAYIRKLIEFFDDISFHHIPRDENQIVDALATLASMFPLTPHGDFSYIEFRCRGKPAHYCLIEEEQDGQPWYFNIKRYIKDKEYPQDASDNDKRML, translated from the coding sequence ATGCATCCAGAATTCtcggatgaagacatcatgaccttgtttgaGGAGGATGTAGAGGATGAAGATAGGGACAAATGGATTGTGTGGTTTGACGATGCGTCTAATGCACTAGGCCATGGAGTTGGGGTGGTTTTGGTTTCCCTCGACGAACAATATATACCATTCATGACTAGGTTGGGTTTTGTCTGCATAAACAACGTAGCTGAGTATGAGGCATGCGCCCTTGGGATCCAAGTGGCAATTGACTTCAAGGTCAAGTTGCTCAAGATATATGGGGACTCAGCCTTGGTAATCCACCagttgagaggggaatgggagaCTAGGGATCATAAGTTGGTACCCTACCAGGCCTACATCAGGAagttgatagaattctttgatgaCATATCCTTTCATCACATTCCTCGAGACGAGAATCAGATAGTCGATGCCCTTGCCACTCTAGCGTCCATGTTCCCACTAACCCCGCATGGGGATTTTTcgtacattgaattcagatGTCGTGGCAAGCCTGCACATTATTGCTTGATAGAGGAAGAGCAAGATGGTCAACCTTGGTACTTCAATATCAAACGATACATCAAAGACAAGGAATACCCACAGGATGCCTCTGACAACGATAAGAGAATGTTGTGA